One window from the genome of Nisaea sediminum encodes:
- the ribA gene encoding GTP cyclohydrolase II: MENTQFKSGGGAPASPSTQTSVDRAISELRRGGLVLVHGSADDSVLLVLAAEMANQVALAAMVRLAGSLPSVIVPRNRARDITGNEAIPPYSSMALPRGVDAALVRQIADPLFEPEKLGALRRALTIVPVRAGRLGPAVVQLAKWARLLPSVVVARVTDVKAAEAARWAHAQGLLSLGVSDIEDYVEASARRLSRVAAARVPLAAAENARIVAFRPADGGEEHLAIIIGEPDFDAPVLVRLHSECLTGDLLGSLRCDCGDQLRGALKEIGNQGSGILLYLAQEGRDIGLINKLRAYQLQDLGSDTVDANEQLGFEADERVYLSAAEMLLQLGVRSVRLMTNNPEKIAQLKNCNVDVVERVAHIFPSNAHNEGYLKTKAARTGHLF, translated from the coding sequence ATGGAAAACACTCAGTTCAAATCGGGCGGCGGCGCGCCCGCCTCTCCCTCGACCCAGACCTCCGTCGACCGGGCGATCTCGGAACTTCGCCGCGGCGGCCTCGTGCTGGTGCACGGATCGGCCGACGACAGCGTGCTGCTGGTGCTCGCCGCGGAAATGGCCAACCAGGTCGCCCTTGCCGCCATGGTGCGTCTTGCAGGCAGCCTGCCCTCGGTGATCGTGCCGAGGAACCGGGCGCGCGACATCACCGGTAACGAGGCCATCCCGCCCTATTCGAGCATGGCGCTGCCGCGCGGGGTCGACGCGGCACTGGTCCGCCAGATCGCCGATCCGCTTTTCGAACCCGAGAAACTCGGCGCCCTGCGCCGGGCGCTGACCATCGTCCCGGTGCGCGCCGGCCGCCTCGGGCCCGCGGTGGTCCAGCTCGCCAAGTGGGCACGGCTGCTTCCCTCGGTCGTCGTGGCCCGGGTCACCGACGTGAAGGCCGCGGAGGCTGCGCGCTGGGCCCACGCGCAGGGGCTGCTCTCGCTCGGCGTCTCGGACATCGAGGACTATGTCGAGGCAAGTGCGCGCCGGCTCAGCCGCGTCGCCGCCGCGCGCGTGCCGCTAGCCGCCGCGGAAAACGCGCGGATCGTCGCCTTCCGACCCGCCGACGGCGGCGAGGAGCATCTGGCGATCATCATCGGCGAGCCCGATTTCGACGCCCCGGTTCTGGTCCGCCTCCATTCCGAATGCCTGACCGGCGATCTTCTCGGCAGCCTGCGCTGCGATTGCGGTGACCAGCTTCGGGGGGCCCTGAAGGAGATCGGCAACCAGGGTTCTGGGATTCTGCTCTATCTCGCCCAGGAAGGCCGCGATATCGGGCTCATCAACAAACTGCGCGCCTACCAATTGCAGGATCTCGGAAGCGATACCGTCGACGCCAACGAACAGCTCGGCTTCGAGGCAGACGAACGGGTCTATCTCAGCGCCGCCGAGATGCTCCTTCAGCTCGGGGTGCGGTCGGTGCGGCTGATGACCAACAATCCGGAAAAGATTGCCCAGCTCAAGAACTGCAACGTCGATGTCGTGGAGCGGGTCGCCCATATCTTCCCGTCCAATGCCCACAACGAGGGCTACCTGAAGACCAAGGCGGCGCGCACAGGCCATCTTTTCTAG
- a CDS encoding alpha/beta hydrolase produces the protein MTLFKTYDRAALDREYDNRKKVANSAEISASWEAKGAEVRRQFSADLDIAYGEHSRQRVDIFPAGKRDAPVLIFVHGGYWHMRDKSIAHFLVPTFIAADITFVSVGYRLCPEVSVSDITEDIRAAIGWVSENASGFGGNPSRLYLAGHSAGGHLSAFMGGPAGMPPGVLKGICSVSGLHDLEPIRLCYLNDALSLSEQEAEALSPIARVRDADAAGLKLPPHLLTVGGREGPEYLRQRDELAEALRAKRQPVEVVDLPDRDHFTALEAFGDPHHPLCQAMLRLILAPAF, from the coding sequence ATGACGCTTTTCAAAACCTATGACCGGGCTGCGCTCGACCGGGAGTACGACAACCGCAAGAAGGTAGCGAACAGCGCCGAAATCTCCGCGTCCTGGGAGGCGAAAGGGGCGGAGGTCCGCCGTCAGTTCTCCGCCGATCTCGACATCGCCTACGGGGAGCATTCCCGCCAGCGCGTCGATATCTTTCCCGCCGGGAAGCGCGATGCGCCTGTCCTGATCTTCGTTCATGGCGGCTACTGGCACATGCGCGACAAGTCGATCGCGCATTTCCTCGTGCCGACCTTCATCGCGGCGGACATCACCTTCGTGTCCGTCGGCTACCGGCTCTGCCCGGAGGTTTCGGTCTCCGACATCACGGAGGATATCCGGGCCGCGATCGGCTGGGTTTCAGAGAACGCGTCGGGCTTCGGCGGAAACCCGTCGCGGCTCTATCTCGCGGGACACTCGGCCGGCGGCCATCTCTCGGCCTTCATGGGCGGTCCGGCCGGCATGCCTCCGGGCGTGCTGAAAGGGATCTGTTCGGTGAGCGGACTGCACGATCTGGAGCCGATCCGGCTCTGTTATCTGAACGACGCGCTGTCACTCTCTGAGCAGGAAGCCGAGGCCCTGTCGCCGATCGCACGGGTCCGGGACGCGGATGCCGCGGGCCTGAAGCTACCGCCGCACCTGCTGACCGTCGGCGGCCGCGAGGGGCCGGAATATCTGCGCCAGCGCGACGAGCTTGCCGAGGCGCTCCGGGCGAAGCGGCAGCCCGTCGAGGTCGTCGATCTGCCTGATCGCGATCATTTTACCGCGCTTGAGGCCTTCGGAGATCCGCACCATCCGCTGTGCCAGGCGATGCTTCGGCTGATCCTGGCGCCGGCCTTCTGA
- a CDS encoding MBL fold metallo-hydrolase gives MSPGAEFFVRIWGARGSLACPGPDFVRYGGNTACLEVRCGGRLFILDAGTGLRNLGLELDKMGAVDADMLFTHSHLDHIGGLPFFTSAFKKGNVFRIWSGHLSGGKDMRDVLARLMSSPLFPVPLEVFQSELAFRNFAPGDVLDFGPDISVRTTMLNHPQGAIGYRFDYGGKSICYVTDTEHKPGEPDRNILELIEGADVMIYDACYTDEEFPKFVGWGHSTWQEGIRLADAAGVGKLVLFHHDPSHTDEVMDEIVRQAEERRPGTVAAHEGLTVTP, from the coding sequence TTGTCGCCGGGAGCCGAGTTTTTTGTCCGGATCTGGGGCGCGCGCGGAAGCCTCGCCTGCCCAGGGCCGGACTTCGTGCGCTACGGCGGCAACACGGCCTGTCTGGAAGTGCGCTGCGGCGGCCGGCTTTTCATTCTCGACGCCGGCACCGGGTTGCGAAATCTCGGGCTCGAGCTCGACAAGATGGGGGCGGTGGATGCGGACATGCTCTTCACACATTCCCATCTCGACCATATCGGCGGCCTGCCCTTCTTCACCTCCGCCTTCAAGAAAGGCAATGTGTTCAGGATCTGGTCCGGCCACCTCTCCGGAGGCAAGGACATGCGCGACGTCCTCGCCCGGCTGATGTCGTCGCCGCTCTTTCCCGTGCCGCTTGAGGTTTTCCAGTCGGAGCTGGCCTTCAGGAATTTCGCTCCGGGCGATGTCCTCGACTTCGGTCCGGACATTTCGGTGCGCACCACGATGCTGAACCATCCCCAGGGCGCAATCGGCTACCGCTTCGACTATGGCGGAAAGTCGATCTGCTACGTGACCGACACCGAACACAAACCGGGCGAGCCCGACCGGAATATCCTCGAACTGATCGAGGGCGCGGACGTGATGATCTACGACGCTTGTTACACCGACGAGGAATTCCCGAAATTCGTCGGCTGGGGCCATTCGACCTGGCAGGAAGGTATCCGGCTCGCGGATGCGGCAGGGGTGGGCAAGCTGGTTCTGTTCCATCATGATCCGAGCCACACCGACGAGGTCATGGACGAAATCGTGCGGCAGGCCGAAGAGCGTCGTCCGGGCACGGTCGCAGCCCATGAAGGCCTGACAGTTACACCCTGA
- a CDS encoding DUF427 domain-containing protein, with product MFDQVLVARVGDIEVARAAERDTMTIEGSVYFPPDSVNFGLLTQSGTQTRCPWRGEAVYYDVTVGERVVEDAAWSYPQPTRKAERLRDFVSFWKEVVVEPV from the coding sequence ATGTTCGATCAGGTTCTGGTGGCCCGGGTCGGCGATATCGAGGTCGCGCGTGCGGCCGAACGGGACACGATGACGATCGAGGGAAGCGTCTATTTTCCGCCGGACTCCGTCAATTTCGGGCTGCTGACGCAAAGCGGAACACAGACGCGGTGTCCTTGGCGCGGGGAGGCGGTCTACTATGATGTGACGGTCGGAGAGCGTGTTGTGGAGGACGCCGCTTGGTCCTATCCGCAGCCGACAAGGAAAGCGGAACGTCTTCGAGACTTCGTCAGTTTCTGGAAAGAGGTCGTCGTGGAGCCCGTTTAA
- a CDS encoding YggS family pyridoxal phosphate-dependent enzyme — protein sequence MDIAEKDADVNVADNLRTVRTQIAAAAEAAGRAADEVTLVAVGKVQPVERVEAALEEGQRVFGENRIQEAQGKWPALKQKYPGVALHLIGPLQTNKAADAVALFDVIETVDRPKLARVLADEMKKQGRSLECFIQVNTGEEEQKAGVLPSEADAFIATCRSEHGLNVTGLMCIPPVNEEPALHFALLREIARRHGLEKLSMGMSGDYETAIEFGATHVRVGTAIFGERQKPTG from the coding sequence ATGGACATTGCGGAAAAAGATGCCGACGTGAACGTTGCGGACAATCTCCGGACTGTCCGCACTCAAATCGCGGCGGCCGCGGAAGCCGCGGGCCGCGCGGCGGACGAGGTAACGCTCGTTGCCGTCGGCAAGGTGCAGCCGGTCGAGCGGGTCGAGGCAGCGCTGGAGGAGGGGCAACGGGTCTTCGGCGAGAACCGGATCCAGGAAGCGCAGGGCAAATGGCCGGCGCTCAAGCAGAAATATCCCGGCGTTGCCCTTCATCTGATCGGGCCGCTGCAGACCAACAAGGCAGCCGATGCCGTCGCGCTGTTCGACGTGATCGAGACGGTCGACCGCCCGAAACTCGCCCGCGTTCTGGCTGACGAGATGAAAAAGCAGGGACGCAGTCTCGAATGCTTCATCCAGGTGAATACCGGCGAGGAAGAGCAAAAGGCCGGCGTGCTGCCGTCGGAGGCGGATGCCTTCATCGCAACCTGCCGCAGCGAGCACGGGCTCAATGTCACCGGTCTGATGTGCATTCCGCCCGTGAACGAGGAGCCGGCGCTGCATTTCGCGCTCTTGCGGGAGATCGCCCGTCGCCACGGCCTCGAGAAGCTGAGCATGGGTATGAGCGGCGACTACGAGACAGCGATCGAGTTCGGTGCCACCCATGTCCGGGTCGGCACGGCGATCTTCGGAGAACGGCAGAAACCTACCGGCTAG
- a CDS encoding tetratricopeptide repeat-containing sulfotransferase family protein: MAAASYDLGPIQRLASGGRWREAREKYARVLRKAGGDWRPYYAIGMLEASGGHFDRAEQLLEKARSLAPATELQVAVNLAQVRFHKGAAAAAAELLGPIAGRLRENPQVQKLHGSILLELGRYDEAALALETALAQGDDPAVLNNLAVIYRSQWNLPRAAEMLERAARRDDGIEIRSNLASIYLSMGRSDAAKERFEELLRRDTGDPRVLRALAQFCRETGDLARAVRMARRAVTADPGQTASLRLLAELLDRQSALDEALRVATNGGFLAPHDQFLTALRGRVLRRLKRHDEAKSLLAPALTGIAQGPDTFRLGFELAQTLDALGECEEALEWFETANRVQFEEFRDGQLDPGRAFSEVAELAAVFTKAPAWAKQEAASAPGESDPVFLVGFPRSGTTLLDQVLDAHPSVEVLEERPLITNLALRLRAEGVYPGALETLPEQKLADLRSAYFAERSRFMVPSEGAVYVDKMPLNIVHAGLIRRLFPRARFILALRHPCDVCLSCLMQNFSLNHSMAVFCSLDDTIRFYREVFSLWERYMETLDPSVVTVKYEDMTRDLRSSTEPVLNFLGLDWDERLLAFHEHARSRGYIATPSYAQVTQPLYGHAVARWQRYGPKLMAAAEELHAEIERFGYGD, from the coding sequence ATGGCTGCAGCTTCCTACGATCTTGGGCCGATCCAGCGTCTCGCTTCGGGCGGGCGCTGGAGGGAGGCGCGCGAAAAGTATGCGCGCGTCTTGCGTAAGGCCGGGGGCGACTGGCGGCCATACTACGCGATCGGCATGCTGGAGGCTTCCGGCGGTCATTTTGATCGCGCCGAGCAGCTTCTCGAAAAGGCCCGCAGCCTCGCACCGGCGACGGAGCTTCAGGTCGCCGTGAACCTGGCGCAGGTGCGTTTCCACAAGGGCGCCGCCGCTGCCGCCGCCGAGCTGCTGGGGCCGATCGCCGGGCGGCTTCGCGAAAACCCGCAGGTCCAGAAACTCCACGGCAGCATCTTGCTGGAGCTCGGGCGCTACGACGAGGCGGCACTCGCGCTCGAAACGGCACTGGCGCAGGGCGACGATCCGGCTGTGCTGAACAATCTGGCGGTCATCTATCGCAGTCAATGGAACCTGCCGCGCGCTGCGGAGATGCTCGAACGGGCCGCGCGGCGGGATGACGGCATCGAGATCCGCAGCAACCTTGCCAGTATCTACCTCTCGATGGGCCGGAGCGATGCCGCGAAGGAGCGCTTCGAAGAGCTTCTGCGCCGGGATACCGGCGACCCGCGGGTGCTTCGCGCGCTGGCGCAGTTCTGCCGCGAAACGGGCGATCTCGCACGAGCGGTCCGGATGGCTAGGCGTGCTGTGACAGCGGACCCGGGGCAAACCGCATCACTGAGGCTCCTTGCCGAACTGCTCGACCGGCAGTCGGCTCTGGACGAAGCGCTGCGGGTCGCGACGAACGGCGGCTTCCTCGCGCCGCACGATCAGTTTCTGACGGCTCTTCGCGGGCGCGTGCTCCGGCGGCTGAAACGTCACGATGAGGCAAAATCGTTGCTCGCGCCGGCTCTGACCGGAATTGCTCAAGGACCCGATACGTTCAGGCTCGGTTTCGAACTGGCCCAGACTCTCGATGCGCTGGGAGAATGCGAGGAGGCCCTGGAATGGTTCGAGACCGCCAATCGCGTGCAGTTCGAGGAGTTCCGCGACGGCCAGCTTGACCCTGGCCGCGCCTTCTCGGAAGTCGCGGAGCTGGCGGCGGTATTTACCAAGGCCCCGGCCTGGGCGAAGCAGGAGGCAGCCTCCGCTCCGGGCGAGTCGGACCCCGTCTTTCTCGTCGGGTTTCCGCGCTCCGGCACCACCTTGCTGGATCAGGTTCTCGATGCCCATCCGAGTGTGGAGGTGTTGGAAGAGCGCCCGCTGATCACCAATCTGGCGCTCAGGCTGCGGGCGGAAGGGGTCTATCCGGGCGCGCTGGAGACTCTGCCGGAACAGAAGCTTGCGGATCTCAGATCCGCCTATTTCGCCGAACGCTCGCGCTTCATGGTGCCGTCGGAAGGCGCCGTCTATGTCGACAAGATGCCGCTGAACATCGTCCATGCGGGCCTCATCAGGCGGTTGTTTCCGCGCGCGCGCTTCATTCTCGCGCTCCGCCATCCCTGCGACGTCTGTCTGAGCTGCCTGATGCAGAATTTCAGCCTCAACCATTCCATGGCGGTGTTCTGCTCGCTGGATGACACGATCCGTTTCTATCGTGAAGTCTTCTCGCTCTGGGAGCGCTACATGGAGACCCTCGATCCGTCGGTGGTCACGGTCAAATACGAGGACATGACCCGCGATCTCAGAAGCTCGACCGAACCGGTGTTGAATTTTCTCGGACTGGACTGGGACGAGCGCTTGCTGGCCTTTCACGAGCACGCCCGCAGCCGGGGCTATATCGCGACGCCGAGCTATGCGCAGGTGACGCAGCCCCTCTACGGACATGCCGTGGCGCGCTGGCAGCGATATGGGCCTAAACTAATGGCGGCAGCCGAGGAGCTGCACGCGGAAATCGAACGCTTTGGCTATGGGGACTGA
- a CDS encoding L,D-transpeptidase family protein, protein MDLVLKAGAAGIYHLDMNGELLRCAIGKGGVRADKREGDGATPVGRFPLRRIFYRRDRLAPPPGCRAAIEITPDQGWSDDPADPDNYNRLVALPYQASHERLMREDAVYDVVVELGYNDDPPVPGRGSAIFMHVARPDYSGTEGCIALALPDLLRVLEECGGDGAIVVPRDLA, encoded by the coding sequence TTGGATCTCGTTCTCAAGGCGGGCGCCGCCGGCATCTACCATCTCGACATGAATGGCGAACTGTTACGCTGCGCGATCGGCAAGGGCGGCGTCCGGGCCGACAAACGCGAAGGCGACGGCGCGACGCCGGTCGGACGCTTTCCGCTGCGCCGCATCTTCTACCGCCGCGACCGCCTCGCACCGCCGCCCGGCTGCAGGGCCGCGATCGAAATCACTCCGGATCAGGGCTGGAGCGACGACCCGGCCGATCCCGACAACTACAACCGCCTCGTTGCCCTGCCTTATCAGGCATCGCACGAACGGCTGATGCGCGAGGATGCGGTCTACGACGTGGTTGTGGAACTCGGTTACAACGACGACCCGCCGGTTCCGGGCCGCGGCAGCGCGATCTTCATGCATGTTGCCCGGCCGGATTACTCCGGTACCGAAGGCTGCATCGCGCTCGCCCTGCCGGACCTGCTGAGGGTGCTGGAAGAATGCGGTGGAGACGGCGCGATCGTGGTTCCGCGGGATCTCGCCTAG
- a CDS encoding response regulator transcription factor — protein sequence MVNGKKVLLVEDDEALRITLAEQLELHEEFAVQAVGTGAEALETVKSAHFDLILLDVGLPDMDGRDVCRLIRRHGVKSPVVMLTAQDGDADTILGLDAGANDYVTKPFKIAVLLARMRAHLRQHEQSDDAVFTIGPYSFRPSAKLLIDEAKNKKVRLTEKETAILKYLYRTGGRMVKRETLLNEVWGYNAGVTTHTLETHVYRLRQKIEIDPSNAQILVTDPGGYRLVP from the coding sequence ATGGTGAACGGTAAGAAAGTCCTGCTGGTCGAAGACGACGAAGCGCTTCGGATCACGCTGGCTGAGCAGTTGGAACTGCATGAGGAATTTGCAGTCCAGGCGGTGGGGACCGGAGCGGAAGCGCTGGAGACCGTCAAGTCGGCCCATTTCGATTTGATCCTGCTCGATGTCGGCCTGCCCGACATGGACGGGCGCGACGTCTGCCGGCTGATCCGGCGCCATGGCGTGAAGTCTCCGGTCGTGATGCTGACGGCGCAGGACGGCGATGCGGATACCATTCTCGGTCTCGATGCCGGTGCCAACGACTACGTGACCAAACCTTTCAAGATCGCCGTCCTGCTCGCGCGTATGCGGGCGCATCTGCGCCAGCACGAGCAAAGCGACGACGCGGTCTTCACCATCGGCCCCTACAGTTTCCGTCCCAGCGCGAAGCTGCTGATCGACGAGGCCAAAAATAAGAAGGTGCGTCTGACGGAAAAGGAAACCGCCATCCTGAAATACCTCTACCGGACCGGCGGGCGCATGGTGAAGCGCGAGACTCTGCTGAACGAAGTGTGGGGCTACAATGCCGGCGTAACCACCCATACGCTGGAGACCCATGTCTACAGATTGCGCCAGAAGATCGAGATCGATCCCTCGAACGCGCAGATCCTGGTGACCGATCCCGGCGGCTACCGGCTGGTCCCCTGA